One stretch of Chryseobacterium fluminis DNA includes these proteins:
- a CDS encoding exo-beta-N-acetylmuramidase NamZ family protein has product MNLDFKIKNLLLICLIFLGVFNQYYSQTPHKNDFKTGADQPELYLPLLKGKTVGVVTNQTGLMKDRTHVVDFLVKNGITIKSIFAPEHGFRGDADAGEKVKNGVDIKTGIPIVSLYGNNKKPKPEQLKDIDIVVFDIQDVGVRFYTYISTLTYLMEAGAENKVEIMVLDRPNPHDGYTDGPVLKKKWTSFVGMHEVPVVYGLTIGEYGKMVNGEKWLRNGVQAKYTLIPMKNYHKNQRYHMLDKPSPNLPNDKAINLYPSLCFFEGTQVSVGRGTDLPFQIYGSPWTVGLPYQFTPKPNFGAKDPFLNGKLCYGENLSAYSEDLRTLNLEWVIKAYQHYKNPQQDFFLKNLWFDTLSGTDELRKQIIAGKSMKEIKSSWKSDLENFEKIRTKYVVYEN; this is encoded by the coding sequence ATGAATTTAGATTTCAAAATTAAAAATTTACTTCTTATTTGCCTAATTTTTTTAGGAGTATTCAATCAATATTATTCTCAGACTCCCCATAAGAATGATTTTAAAACCGGAGCAGACCAGCCGGAGCTTTATTTACCCTTACTGAAAGGAAAAACAGTCGGAGTAGTGACGAATCAGACGGGATTAATGAAGGACCGCACCCACGTGGTGGATTTTTTAGTTAAGAACGGAATTACCATTAAATCGATTTTTGCTCCGGAGCACGGTTTTCGTGGTGATGCGGATGCCGGAGAAAAAGTTAAAAACGGGGTCGACATAAAAACAGGGATTCCGATCGTTTCTTTATATGGAAATAATAAAAAGCCGAAACCAGAGCAGTTAAAAGATATAGATATCGTTGTTTTTGATATTCAGGATGTCGGCGTGAGGTTTTATACTTATATCTCAACGCTGACTTATCTCATGGAAGCCGGCGCTGAAAATAAAGTGGAAATTATGGTTTTAGACCGCCCCAATCCCCATGATGGCTATACAGATGGTCCGGTGCTGAAGAAAAAATGGACAAGCTTCGTGGGAATGCATGAAGTTCCGGTGGTATACGGACTCACAATAGGAGAGTACGGAAAGATGGTGAATGGTGAGAAATGGCTCAGGAACGGAGTTCAGGCAAAATATACGCTGATACCGATGAAGAACTACCATAAAAATCAGCGATATCACATGCTAGATAAGCCTTCTCCTAATTTACCGAACGATAAGGCGATCAATCTGTATCCAAGTCTTTGTTTTTTTGAAGGAACCCAGGTCTCTGTAGGACGAGGAACCGATCTGCCTTTTCAGATATACGGTTCTCCCTGGACGGTAGGTTTACCTTATCAGTTTACTCCCAAACCCAATTTTGGAGCTAAAGATCCTTTTCTGAACGGGAAATTGTGCTATGGCGAGAATCTCTCTGCATATTCCGAAGATCTCAGAACATTAAATCTGGAATGGGTTATCAAAGCCTATCAGCATTATAAAAATCCACAACAGGATTTCTTCCTTAAAAATCTATGGTTTGATACCTTATCCGGAACAGATGAACTGAGAAAACAGATCATTGCCGGAAAATCAATGAAAGAAATTAAATCTTCGTGGAAGTCTGATCTGGAGAATTTCGAAAAAATCAGAACGAAATATGTAGTATACGAAAACTGA
- a CDS encoding ABC transporter permease — protein MKFPLYFSKKIAFSKDNKNNLSRVIIFIGRLSVALGIIVSLITVSTGFGSKKAIKERLADFSGHITVRSTKSNSSYNTSILDHDGLDLKKIKDLPDVESVQQYATVTGIMRNEHNFAGIIFKGVGKDFDSARFKKFLVAGTTPKMTGTGYNNGVTISQKIAGDLHLKVKDSIVTIFSKADQKPIYRKFEVLGIYKTDIKMIDEQFVLGDINHVRKIQDMTPEDIGGIDIFLKNVNDIDRDFPGIESLIGYKNYAEKATEKFPQITDWISIFDTNIALIIIIMLIVVVINIIMVLLILIIERTNSIGLLKTLGASNSQIRATFINYTLIIMIPGLLYGNAIGLGLILLQKFFGIIKLNPENYYVSTVPVDLNPIAIISISAGILIISGLALIIPSYLISKISPVKAIKYN, from the coding sequence TTGAAATTTCCTTTATATTTCTCTAAAAAAATAGCATTCTCCAAAGATAACAAAAATAACCTTTCTAGAGTTATCATCTTCATTGGCAGGCTTTCTGTAGCTTTGGGAATTATTGTTTCTCTGATCACCGTCTCCACAGGATTCGGCTCGAAAAAAGCAATTAAAGAGAGACTGGCAGATTTCAGCGGCCACATTACAGTACGATCTACAAAATCCAATTCTTCATACAATACGTCAATTCTCGATCATGATGGGTTAGATCTGAAAAAAATAAAAGATCTTCCGGATGTGGAAAGTGTTCAGCAATACGCTACGGTTACAGGGATCATGCGTAATGAGCATAATTTTGCCGGAATTATTTTTAAGGGTGTAGGCAAGGACTTCGACAGCGCAAGGTTTAAAAAATTTCTTGTTGCGGGAACCACTCCAAAAATGACGGGTACAGGGTATAATAACGGGGTTACAATTTCTCAGAAAATAGCCGGAGACCTTCATCTAAAGGTAAAAGACAGCATCGTTACCATTTTTTCAAAAGCTGATCAGAAGCCTATTTACAGAAAATTTGAAGTATTGGGAATTTATAAGACCGATATTAAAATGATTGACGAGCAGTTCGTTCTCGGGGATATCAACCATGTAAGAAAGATTCAGGATATGACACCTGAGGATATCGGAGGTATCGATATTTTTTTAAAAAATGTCAATGACATCGACCGCGATTTTCCAGGAATCGAAAGTTTGATCGGGTATAAAAACTATGCTGAAAAGGCTACGGAAAAATTCCCCCAGATCACAGACTGGATCAGTATTTTTGATACCAATATCGCATTGATCATTATTATTATGCTCATTGTAGTGGTGATTAATATTATTATGGTTCTTCTGATCTTAATTATTGAAAGAACAAATTCTATTGGTTTACTGAAAACACTGGGAGCCAGCAATTCTCAGATCAGAGCAACCTTCATTAACTATACCCTCATCATTATGATTCCGGGGCTGTTATACGGAAATGCGATCGGTCTTGGGTTGATTCTGCTTCAAAAATTCTTTGGAATCATTAAACTGAATCCTGAAAACTACTACGTAAGCACCGTTCCGGTAGATCTGAATCCCATCGCCATTATTTCTATCTCTGCAGGGATTTTAATTATTTCAGGCCTGGCGTTGATCATTCCAAGTTACCTGATCAGTAAAATTTCGCCGGTGAAGGCTATTAAATATAATTAA
- a CDS encoding PLP-dependent cysteine synthase family protein has translation MKYANNILETIGNTPLVKLNKVLGDDFPALVLAKVETFNPGNSVKDRMAVKMIEDAEKDGRLKPGGTIIEGTSGNTGMGLALAAIIKGYKCIFVTNSKQSKEKCDILRAVGAEVIVCPTDVKPTDPRSYYSVSKRLAKETENGWYVNQYDNLSNRAAHYESTAPEIWEQTEGKLTHFVVGAGTGGTITGCGTFFKEKNADIKIIGVDTYGSILKEIHETGEINLGNAYTYITEGIGEDILPENYDMSVIDHFEKVTDKDGAVYARKLAKEEGIFCGYSAGSAIASLVQMKDQFTEDDVIVVLLHDHGSRYVGKIYNDEWMKEMGWLD, from the coding sequence ATGAAATACGCAAACAACATCCTTGAGACGATCGGGAATACACCATTGGTAAAACTTAATAAAGTTTTAGGAGATGATTTTCCTGCCTTAGTTCTGGCCAAGGTTGAAACTTTCAATCCCGGAAATTCTGTAAAAGACAGAATGGCCGTGAAAATGATTGAAGACGCAGAAAAAGACGGAAGATTAAAACCCGGAGGAACTATTATCGAAGGGACTTCCGGAAATACGGGGATGGGATTGGCTCTTGCGGCCATCATTAAGGGATACAAATGTATTTTTGTAACCAACTCTAAACAGTCAAAAGAAAAATGTGATATCCTTCGTGCCGTAGGAGCTGAAGTAATCGTTTGCCCTACAGATGTAAAGCCTACAGATCCGCGTTCTTATTATTCGGTTTCCAAGAGATTAGCCAAGGAGACAGAAAACGGATGGTACGTAAATCAATATGATAATTTATCAAACAGAGCGGCTCATTATGAATCTACAGCGCCTGAAATCTGGGAACAGACAGAAGGAAAGCTTACACACTTTGTAGTCGGTGCAGGAACCGGAGGTACCATTACGGGCTGTGGAACTTTTTTCAAGGAGAAAAATGCTGATATCAAAATAATCGGGGTTGATACCTATGGTTCTATTCTAAAGGAAATTCACGAAACGGGTGAAATTAATTTAGGCAATGCCTATACTTATATCACAGAAGGTATTGGTGAAGATATTCTTCCTGAAAATTACGATATGTCCGTTATTGATCATTTTGAGAAAGTAACGGATAAGGACGGAGCGGTTTATGCCAGAAAACTGGCTAAGGAAGAAGGAATTTTCTGCGGATATTCTGCTGGAAGTGCTATTGCTTCTTTAGTCCAGATGAAAGATCAGTTTACTGAAGACGATGTCATTGTTGTCCTTCTTCATGACCATGGCTCAAGATATGTCGGGAAAATCTACAATGATGAATGGATGAAAGAGATGGGTTGGTTAGATTAA
- a CDS encoding sodium/calcium exchanger protein, with translation MSEEKVIVLQPKRQDFEEIYFNGNQGSLLFSSSTKGKMVTTLVVGLILIIMFVFKDDFTKEKFGILYFVSFLFLLCAVFLSVSINKVSRWKKQVNSYLTKLENCKVYEITFDQNFFTVNIDDEKETSEWKDFQYFDSNEKYIALEGKYSYMFPKKSMSERDYTLLKQTLKKNIKEQ, from the coding sequence ATGAGTGAAGAAAAAGTAATTGTTTTACAACCTAAAAGACAGGATTTCGAAGAAATATATTTCAACGGAAATCAGGGAAGTCTGTTGTTTTCATCTTCAACAAAAGGAAAAATGGTTACAACATTGGTTGTAGGCCTGATTTTGATCATCATGTTTGTCTTTAAAGATGATTTTACAAAAGAAAAATTCGGAATTCTGTATTTTGTAAGTTTCCTGTTTTTGCTTTGTGCAGTTTTTCTTTCAGTAAGCATTAATAAAGTATCACGGTGGAAAAAACAGGTAAACAGTTATTTAACAAAGCTTGAAAACTGTAAAGTTTATGAAATTACATTCGATCAGAATTTCTTTACGGTAAATATTGATGACGAAAAAGAAACCAGCGAATGGAAAGATTTTCAATACTTTGACAGTAATGAAAAATATATTGCTCTGGAAGGGAAGTACAGTTATATGTTTCCGAAAAAATCGATGAGTGAAAGAGATTATACACTGTTAAAGCAGACTCTTAAGAAAAATATTAAAGAACAATAA
- a CDS encoding chaperone modulator CbpM, giving the protein MSERISREELVKIYNIEITFFDELVSSGLLNIQTENEIRYLMYDDLPSFERFTNWHYDLEINLPGLEVIHEMLQKMEHLKQKNKELMNRLSALNNKFEDG; this is encoded by the coding sequence ATGAGTGAAAGAATATCGAGGGAAGAGCTCGTAAAAATATACAATATTGAAATCACCTTTTTTGACGAACTGGTAAGTTCCGGGCTGCTGAATATTCAGACGGAAAATGAAATCCGCTATCTGATGTACGACGATTTACCGTCTTTTGAGAGATTTACCAACTGGCATTATGATCTGGAGATCAACCTGCCGGGGTTAGAAGTTATTCACGAAATGCTTCAGAAAATGGAACATTTAAAACAGAAGAATAAAGAATTGATGAACAGACTTTCGGCACTCAATAATAAATTTGAAGACGGTTAA
- a CDS encoding J domain-containing protein encodes MAYIDYYKILGVDKSATQEDIKKAYRKQARKWHPDLNPDNKEAEKKFKDLNEANEVLSNPENRTKYDKYGENWKHGDEYEKAQQQRRSYTGEDTDGGFSGSGFGGEEDFSDFFQNMFGGAGGGFGKSSRGRASGRFKGNDVNAELNLSLREAAATHQQTFDINGKKVRITIPAGVYDGQQIKLKGHGSPGFNGGPNGDLYITFNIAADTEFERSGDDLKARITIDLYTAVLGGDIKVNTLDGSVNLKVKPETQNGTTVRLKGKGFPVYKKEGQFGDLFVTFDVKLPKNLTEKQKELFEQLKNS; translated from the coding sequence ATGGCTTATATAGATTACTATAAAATTTTAGGTGTAGATAAAAGCGCAACACAGGAGGACATCAAAAAAGCATATCGGAAACAGGCCAGAAAATGGCATCCCGATCTTAATCCCGATAACAAAGAAGCTGAAAAGAAATTCAAAGATCTGAATGAAGCGAATGAAGTTCTCAGTAATCCCGAAAACCGTACAAAATATGATAAATATGGTGAAAACTGGAAACATGGTGATGAGTATGAAAAGGCTCAGCAGCAGCGCAGATCCTATACAGGGGAAGATACGGATGGTGGATTTTCCGGTTCCGGTTTCGGGGGAGAAGAAGATTTCTCGGATTTTTTCCAGAATATGTTTGGCGGAGCGGGTGGCGGCTTTGGAAAAAGTTCCAGAGGCCGTGCTTCAGGCAGATTTAAAGGTAATGATGTGAATGCAGAACTTAATTTAAGCTTAAGAGAAGCGGCTGCCACGCATCAGCAGACTTTTGATATTAACGGAAAAAAGGTAAGAATCACCATTCCTGCCGGAGTTTATGACGGGCAGCAAATCAAGTTAAAAGGTCACGGAAGCCCGGGTTTTAACGGAGGCCCGAACGGAGATCTGTACATCACTTTCAACATCGCAGCTGATACTGAATTTGAAAGAAGCGGGGACGATCTGAAAGCAAGAATTACAATTGATCTGTACACTGCTGTTTTAGGAGGTGATATAAAAGTGAATACGCTGGACGGAAGCGTAAATCTTAAGGTAAAACCGGAAACCCAGAACGGAACGACGGTAAGACTGAAAGGGAAAGGCTTTCCTGTCTATAAAAAAGAGGGGCAGTTCGGTGATCTGTTTGTCACTTTTGACGTGAAATTGCCAAAAAATCTGACTGAAAAACAGAAAGAACTTTTTGAACAACTTAAAAATTCATAA
- a CDS encoding dicarboxylate/amino acid:cation symporter, producing the protein MKEVLKNYSGILFLLLGITVGSIIGIVAPGVADYIKPLGDIFLNLLFVSVVPLVFFAVSNSIASLEQQSRFGKIMVTMAFTFLFFILTAAVFTIFAVYLFPLSGISGSKEVVEAASDNDSWGNRIVSFFTVGEFTQLFSRQNMLALLIFAFMTGFSARKAGESGQVFRAFIASGYEVMKELLLLVMKIAPVGLGAYFAYQVATLGPQLFGFYAKPLGLYYIAGIIYFLVFFSLYAFMANGQNGVKSFWKNAIYPTLTALSTCSSFATMPANLQAAAKIGIPGQISNIVVPIGTTLHKNGSSMSSIIKIYVAFLIIGRDFFDPMNLLLALGITVFVSIVAGGIPNGGYIGEMLMISVYQLPQEAIPAVMIIGTLVDPLATVLNAVGQLVASMFVSRFVKV; encoded by the coding sequence ATGAAAGAAGTGTTGAAAAACTACTCCGGAATCTTATTTTTATTATTGGGAATCACGGTCGGGAGCATCATCGGAATCGTTGCTCCCGGTGTTGCAGATTATATAAAACCTCTGGGGGATATTTTTCTTAATTTACTTTTTGTCAGTGTCGTTCCTTTGGTTTTTTTTGCGGTATCCAATTCTATTGCATCTCTGGAACAGCAGTCCAGGTTTGGAAAAATCATGGTCACGATGGCTTTTACTTTTCTGTTTTTCATTTTAACCGCCGCTGTTTTTACCATTTTTGCAGTCTATCTTTTTCCGCTTTCAGGGATTTCAGGTAGTAAGGAGGTTGTGGAAGCAGCATCGGATAATGACAGTTGGGGCAACAGGATCGTCAGTTTTTTCACGGTAGGAGAATTTACACAGCTTTTTTCGAGACAGAATATGCTGGCCCTTTTGATTTTTGCTTTTATGACCGGGTTTTCAGCACGAAAAGCAGGTGAATCCGGGCAGGTTTTCAGAGCTTTTATCGCTTCAGGATATGAAGTCATGAAAGAGTTACTGCTGTTAGTAATGAAAATTGCACCTGTGGGTTTAGGGGCCTATTTTGCCTATCAGGTAGCCACGCTGGGACCTCAGCTTTTCGGCTTCTATGCTAAACCTTTGGGCCTTTACTATATCGCCGGAATTATCTATTTCCTGGTATTTTTTTCACTGTATGCTTTTATGGCCAACGGGCAAAACGGGGTAAAAAGTTTCTGGAAAAATGCCATTTATCCGACCTTAACGGCATTGAGTACATGCAGCAGCTTTGCTACTATGCCTGCCAATCTACAGGCGGCAGCAAAAATAGGAATTCCGGGTCAGATCTCTAATATTGTGGTTCCGATAGGAACTACATTACATAAAAATGGTTCGTCCATGTCTTCCATTATTAAAATTTACGTTGCTTTTTTAATTATAGGACGGGATTTTTTTGATCCGATGAACTTACTGTTGGCATTAGGAATAACGGTTTTTGTGAGTATCGTTGCGGGCGGAATTCCCAATGGAGGATATATTGGGGAAATGCTGATGATTTCAGTATATCAATTACCTCAGGAAGCCATTCCGGCGGTAATGATCATCGGAACTTTGGTAGACCCTCTGGCAACGGTTTTAAACGCAGTGGGCCAACTGGTCGCTTCGATGTTTGTGAGCCGGTTTGTGAAGGTCTGA
- a CDS encoding DUF779 domain-containing protein produces MGTKISRVSVTEKALEVIWQLEKKYGDLMFYQAGGCCEGTQPQCFEKGGFYPRMNDAMIGTINHHEFWIDRDLFEYWQYSHFTLDVTDGFGPGGFSLETPLGKTFKVHYRLFTPEEYENLEPVKRSE; encoded by the coding sequence ATGGGAACTAAAATATCCAGAGTATCAGTCACAGAAAAAGCTTTGGAAGTGATCTGGCAACTCGAAAAAAAGTATGGAGACCTGATGTTTTATCAGGCCGGTGGATGCTGTGAAGGAACTCAGCCCCAATGTTTTGAAAAAGGTGGCTTTTACCCGAGGATGAACGATGCGATGATCGGAACCATTAACCATCATGAATTCTGGATAGACCGCGACCTCTTTGAATACTGGCAGTACTCCCATTTCACCTTGGATGTCACTGATGGATTTGGCCCTGGCGGATTTTCCCTGGAAACCCCTTTAGGAAAAACGTTCAAAGTACATTACAGACTTTTTACCCCTGAAGAATATGAAAATTTAGAGCCGGTAAAACGGAGTGAATAA
- the adhP gene encoding alcohol dehydrogenase AdhP gives MIPKTMKAAVVQGYGQPLKIEEVPVKVPGRYEVLVKVMACGVCHTDLHAVDGDWPAKPKMPLIPGHEGVGIVVACGPEAQVKEGDAVGVPWLYSACGCCDYCITGWETLCEAQKNGGYSVDGGFAEYVIADSRYVGHLKSDVNFLEIAPILCAGVTVYKGLKETETKPGEWVAISGVGGLGHVAVQYAKAMGMHVAAIDVADDKLELAKKLGADLVVNAKNTDPGEYLHKEVGGMHGALITAVSPIAFKQGIDVLRRKGTIALNGLPPGSFELPIFETVLKRITVRGSIVGTRKDLQEALDFANEGLVKATVTPAKLEDINDVFDKMKKGQIDGRIVLDMAGSTH, from the coding sequence ATGATCCCAAAAACAATGAAAGCTGCCGTTGTCCAGGGCTATGGACAACCCTTAAAAATAGAAGAGGTTCCCGTGAAAGTACCGGGAAGATATGAAGTGTTGGTAAAAGTAATGGCCTGTGGAGTCTGCCATACGGATCTACATGCTGTTGACGGTGACTGGCCGGCAAAACCGAAAATGCCTTTAATTCCCGGTCATGAAGGAGTAGGAATCGTAGTTGCCTGCGGACCGGAAGCTCAGGTGAAGGAAGGTGATGCCGTAGGTGTCCCATGGCTGTACTCTGCCTGCGGATGCTGCGACTATTGCATCACAGGCTGGGAAACATTATGTGAAGCCCAGAAAAACGGAGGATACAGTGTAGACGGAGGTTTTGCAGAATATGTTATTGCCGACTCAAGATATGTCGGACATCTGAAATCCGATGTTAACTTTTTAGAAATTGCGCCTATTCTCTGTGCAGGCGTAACGGTATATAAAGGTTTAAAAGAAACAGAAACAAAACCCGGAGAATGGGTGGCCATTTCCGGAGTCGGGGGACTGGGACATGTTGCCGTACAGTATGCCAAAGCCATGGGGATGCACGTCGCAGCCATTGATGTCGCAGATGATAAACTGGAACTGGCAAAAAAGTTGGGAGCAGACCTGGTTGTCAACGCAAAAAATACAGACCCGGGTGAATATCTGCATAAAGAGGTCGGCGGAATGCATGGCGCACTGATTACAGCAGTTTCTCCTATCGCTTTTAAACAGGGAATTGATGTACTGAGAAGAAAAGGAACCATTGCCCTGAACGGACTTCCTCCGGGATCTTTTGAACTTCCGATTTTTGAAACGGTGCTGAAAAGGATTACGGTAAGAGGATCAATTGTGGGAACCCGGAAAGATCTTCAGGAGGCATTGGATTTTGCTAATGAAGGATTGGTAAAAGCTACAGTGACTCCGGCAAAGCTGGAAGACATCAACGATGTTTTTGATAAAATGAAAAAAGGGCAGATTGATGGCAGAATCGTACTTGATATGGCCGGAAGCACCCACTAA
- a CDS encoding aldehyde dehydrogenase family protein, which produces MSTTAQPQSDTLLQWPEFKKRYDNYIDGKFTAPVNGQYFDVVSPVDGKNFTQAAHSSKEDLELAVNAAEKAFQTWKDTSSTQRSIILNKIADRIEENLEYLATVETIDNGKAVRETLAADLPLAIDHFRYFASVIRADEGSHNELDKDTVSLIVHEPLGVIAQIIPWNFPLLMAIWKLAPALAAGNCVVLKPAESTPVSIMVLMEVIGDLLPDGVVNIVNGFGAELGRALVTNPKVAKAAFTGSTATGRLVMQYATENIIPVTLELGGKSPNVFFSSVMDADDEFLDKAIEGAVLFALNQGEICTCPSRLLVQEDIAEAFIAKVIERVKAIKVGNPLDKTVMMGAQASQIQKDKILSYIKLGKEEGAEVLVGGDVNTVGEGLEDGYYIQPTIFKGNNRMRIFQEEIFGPVLAFTTFKDEEEGISIANDTIYGLGAGVWTRDAHQLYNVPRRIQAGRVWVNQYHSYPAGAPFGGYKQSGIGRENHKMMLDHYRQTKNMLISYNKNKLGFF; this is translated from the coding sequence ATGAGCACGACAGCACAACCCCAATCAGATACTTTACTGCAGTGGCCTGAATTCAAAAAAAGATATGACAACTATATTGACGGAAAATTTACAGCACCGGTAAACGGACAGTATTTTGATGTTGTTTCGCCGGTGGACGGTAAAAATTTTACGCAGGCCGCCCATTCATCCAAAGAAGATCTGGAATTGGCCGTAAATGCTGCAGAAAAAGCATTCCAGACCTGGAAAGATACCTCTTCCACACAAAGAAGTATCATTCTAAATAAAATTGCAGACAGGATCGAAGAAAATCTCGAATATTTAGCAACCGTTGAAACAATCGATAACGGAAAAGCGGTACGAGAAACTCTGGCGGCAGATTTACCCCTGGCCATCGATCATTTCCGGTATTTTGCCTCAGTCATAAGAGCAGATGAAGGCTCTCACAACGAACTGGATAAAGATACCGTATCATTAATTGTACATGAACCCCTTGGGGTAATCGCCCAGATTATTCCCTGGAATTTTCCTCTATTAATGGCCATCTGGAAACTTGCCCCGGCTTTGGCAGCGGGAAACTGCGTCGTATTAAAACCTGCAGAAAGCACACCGGTTTCCATTATGGTTTTAATGGAGGTTATCGGAGATCTGCTTCCTGACGGTGTAGTGAATATCGTTAACGGGTTCGGGGCAGAACTCGGAAGAGCATTGGTTACCAATCCGAAAGTGGCGAAAGCAGCCTTTACGGGTTCTACAGCGACGGGCCGCCTGGTTATGCAGTATGCCACCGAAAACATCATTCCGGTAACATTGGAATTAGGAGGAAAATCTCCGAATGTTTTCTTCAGTTCAGTAATGGATGCAGATGACGAGTTTTTAGATAAAGCTATTGAAGGAGCAGTACTTTTCGCTTTAAATCAGGGTGAAATCTGTACGTGTCCTTCAAGATTACTGGTTCAGGAAGATATTGCAGAGGCATTTATCGCAAAAGTGATCGAAAGAGTAAAAGCCATCAAGGTGGGAAATCCATTGGATAAAACCGTAATGATGGGAGCTCAGGCCTCTCAGATCCAGAAAGATAAAATCCTTTCGTACATCAAATTAGGGAAGGAAGAAGGGGCAGAAGTACTGGTTGGCGGGGATGTCAATACCGTAGGCGAAGGCCTCGAAGATGGCTATTATATCCAGCCGACGATCTTCAAAGGAAATAACAGGATGAGAATTTTCCAGGAAGAAATTTTCGGTCCTGTGCTGGCATTTACCACGTTCAAAGATGAAGAAGAAGGAATCAGCATTGCAAATGATACCATTTATGGTCTTGGAGCCGGAGTATGGACAAGAGATGCCCATCAGCTGTATAATGTTCCGCGCAGGATTCAGGCGGGTAGAGTATGGGTCAATCAATACCATTCATACCCTGCAGGAGCACCGTTTGGTGGTTATAAGCAGTCGGGAATCGGTCGGGAGAATCATAAAATGATGTTGGATCATTACCGTCAGACCAAAAATATGTTGATTTCATACAACAAAAACAAACTGGGTTTCTTTTAA
- a CDS encoding AraC family transcriptional regulator N-terminal domain-containing protein has translation MNNRRILLKTPELKGEHQLTTLVENQTKFNLNNCEFSIYETHQSAFDVKLHFDTMAFTAMLRGKKHMKLDNRTGYFDYFPGQSVLVSPGETMVIDFPEADETPSQCIFSESES, from the coding sequence ATGAATAACCGTAGGATTTTATTAAAAACACCTGAATTAAAGGGAGAACATCAGCTGACGACCTTGGTTGAAAATCAGACGAAATTCAATCTGAACAATTGTGAATTCAGTATTTATGAGACGCACCAATCTGCCTTCGATGTTAAACTGCATTTTGACACAATGGCTTTTACGGCAATGCTTCGTGGAAAAAAGCATATGAAACTGGATAACAGGACCGGTTATTTTGATTATTTTCCGGGCCAGAGTGTATTGGTCTCACCCGGAGAGACGATGGTTATCGATTTTCCGGAAGCTGATGAAACGCCTTCACAATGCATCTTCTCTGAGTCTGAATCCTGA
- a CDS encoding helix-turn-helix transcriptional regulator — MKRLHNASSLSLNPEFIENSLNHLNYHLPKMDETTGWNIELNEYFLFNNKSLASATDNIMRIAMDDNSQKDIMADFALKELLIRLMQTQARSMVEKNIAKNKSRIGFAVDYIKKNLHQKLSIDSIAKLAYVSKSNFFKMFRDELGTSPNEFILQERISKAKELLAYRNSIKETAYQTGFSDTNYFTRVFKQLVGVTPKHYQDKILFPE, encoded by the coding sequence ATGAAACGCCTTCACAATGCATCTTCTCTGAGTCTGAATCCTGAATTTATAGAGAATTCTCTGAATCATCTGAATTATCATCTCCCGAAAATGGATGAAACCACCGGATGGAATATTGAGCTCAATGAATATTTTCTCTTTAATAATAAATCTTTAGCTTCAGCCACCGATAATATCATGAGAATTGCGATGGATGATAATTCGCAAAAAGATATTATGGCTGATTTTGCATTAAAGGAACTGTTAATCCGGCTGATGCAGACCCAGGCAAGAAGCATGGTAGAAAAAAATATTGCTAAAAATAAATCGCGAATAGGCTTTGCCGTGGATTATATTAAAAAGAACCTGCATCAGAAATTATCCATCGACAGTATTGCCAAGCTGGCTTATGTGAGTAAATCCAATTTCTTTAAAATGTTCAGGGATGAGCTGGGCACTTCACCCAACGAATTTATTTTGCAGGAAAGAATTAGTAAAGCAAAAGAACTGTTGGCATACCGGAACAGTATCAAAGAAACTGCCTATCAGACCGGCTTTTCTGACACCAACTATTTCACCCGGGTTTTTAAGCAGCTCGTCGGGGTAACGCCAAAACATTATCAGGATAAAATCTTGTTTCCGGAATAA